A genomic region of Prevotella scopos JCM 17725 contains the following coding sequences:
- a CDS encoding bifunctional nuclease domain-containing protein, which yields MSKVQLIYEGVSQIVGGPELGLLVLSDLTHTRQIAIVCDKHMEFELGLRTGEKSVTERLLPEVLCSVNPMMTSEHYEILFNSIIDGQYKALLVNKDNLTLTPIRASDAILLAHVAKLNIFMEEHLFKRQSVDSSVSQNKMALPLNALSFEMLHHALEKAIEDENYELASMLRDEMKNRAKEP from the coding sequence ATGAGTAAAGTTCAACTTATATATGAAGGTGTCTCACAGATAGTAGGAGGTCCAGAGTTAGGACTCCTAGTTCTGTCTGACCTTACACATACAAGGCAGATTGCTATTGTGTGTGATAAACATATGGAGTTTGAACTTGGTTTGCGAACAGGTGAAAAATCTGTTACAGAAAGATTGTTGCCAGAAGTGCTTTGTAGTGTGAATCCAATGATGACAAGTGAGCACTATGAGATACTCTTCAATTCTATTATAGATGGACAATATAAGGCTCTTTTGGTAAATAAAGATAACTTAACGCTTACCCCTATACGTGCTTCTGATGCAATATTATTGGCACATGTGGCAAAGTTGAACATCTTTATGGAAGAGCATCTATTCAAGCGTCAGAGTGTTGATAGCAGTGTAAGCCAGAACAAAATGGCCTTACCTTTAAATGCTTTAAGTTTTGAGATGTTACATCATGCCTTGGAGAAAGCTATAGAAGATGAGAACTATGAACTTGCTTCTATGCTTAGAGATGAAATGAAGAATAGGGCTAAGGAACCTTGA
- a CDS encoding nucleoside permease, which translates to MNLKVRLALMNFLEFAVWGAYLTSMGRYLGNIGIGPEIGYFYSMQGVVSIFMPALMGIVADRWVPAQRLLGFCHLLAGLFMFATASYGLSIGDHAEFSTIFTLYSLSVAFYMPTLALSNSVAYSALSNAGMDTVKAFPPIRVFGTIGFILTMWLVDLLGFQSNQNQFITSGIVSIILFLYTFTLPKCPVSKGNEKKSFVDAFGLRAFALFKEKKMAIFFIFSMLLGVSLQITNSFANPFLFSFGAQPEFVNSFGVQHANILISLSQVSETCCILLIPFFMRHYGIKNVMLIAMFAWVLRFGLFGVGNPGFPGIFMFVLSMIVYGVAFDFFNISGSLFVDNSTEPALRSSAQGLFMLMTNGVGATVGTLAAQAIVNAYTHPQTVGSDTLTVGDWQSCWFIFAGYAFVVGVLFAVIFRPKKA; encoded by the coding sequence ATGAATTTGAAGGTACGTTTAGCGTTGATGAACTTCTTAGAGTTCGCAGTGTGGGGAGCTTATTTGACCTCTATGGGTCGCTATCTTGGTAATATTGGTATTGGACCTGAGATTGGTTATTTCTACTCAATGCAGGGTGTGGTCTCAATTTTTATGCCAGCTTTGATGGGTATCGTTGCCGATCGTTGGGTACCTGCTCAGCGTTTGTTAGGCTTCTGTCATCTGCTTGCTGGTTTGTTTATGTTTGCCACAGCTAGTTATGGTTTGAGTATTGGTGACCATGCAGAGTTCTCTACTATCTTTACACTTTATTCGCTTTCTGTTGCCTTCTATATGCCAACACTGGCTCTCTCAAACTCAGTTGCCTATAGTGCTTTGAGTAATGCAGGCATGGATACAGTGAAAGCATTCCCACCTATCCGTGTGTTTGGTACTATAGGTTTTATACTTACGATGTGGTTGGTTGACCTCTTGGGTTTCCAAAGCAATCAGAATCAGTTCATCACTTCTGGTATAGTAAGCATTATCCTCTTCCTTTATACCTTTACATTGCCTAAGTGTCCAGTTAGCAAGGGTAATGAAAAGAAGAGTTTTGTGGATGCTTTTGGCTTGCGTGCCTTTGCTCTTTTTAAGGAGAAGAAGATGGCTATCTTCTTTATCTTCTCAATGTTATTAGGTGTGAGCCTTCAGATTACTAATAGCTTTGCTAATCCATTCCTCTTTAGTTTTGGTGCTCAACCAGAGTTTGTAAACTCTTTCGGAGTACAGCATGCTAATATCTTGATAAGTCTTTCACAGGTTAGTGAGACTTGTTGTATTCTTCTGATTCCATTCTTTATGCGTCATTATGGTATTAAGAATGTGATGTTGATAGCTATGTTTGCATGGGTATTACGCTTCGGTTTGTTTGGGGTTGGTAATCCAGGCTTCCCAGGCATCTTCATGTTCGTACTTTCAATGATTGTTTATGGAGTAGCCTTTGACTTTTTCAATATCTCTGGTTCACTCTTTGTTGATAATAGCACGGAGCCAGCTCTTCGTTCTTCTGCGCAAGGTTTGTTCATGTTGATGACCAATGGTGTTGGTGCAACAGTAGGAACATTGGCAGCTCAAGCTATTGTAAATGCCTATACACATCCACAGACTGTGGGTTCAGATACGTTGACAGTCGGTGATTGGCAGTCTTGTTGGTTCATCTTCGCAGGCTATGCCTTTGTTGTAGGTGTCTTGTTTGCTGTTATCTTCCGACCTAAGAAGGCATAA
- a CDS encoding DUF3256 family protein gives MIIICLLTCWLCASAQSLREVWIEMPDSVLPYLSKSQRTELADYVEMKADPAVLNTFGDSVRIERMTKNYLLLRASNVSFLEIKLLDDNTLALVQTWKAPAAESKLSLFNLQWQPKKMVVECKENFVKPVAMSDEEFNDLQSLMVPRLKEYHLSADNNSLSVSWNYPLLSKKDVKRVADLLKPQILSWTGRDFR, from the coding sequence TTGATAATTATATGTCTCCTTACTTGTTGGCTGTGTGCTTCTGCACAGAGTCTGCGTGAGGTATGGATTGAAATGCCGGATAGCGTATTGCCTTATCTGAGTAAGAGCCAACGTACAGAACTAGCTGATTACGTTGAAATGAAGGCTGATCCTGCTGTGTTGAATACTTTTGGTGATTCCGTGCGAATTGAACGTATGACTAAAAACTATCTTTTGCTCAGAGCAAGTAATGTGTCTTTCTTAGAAATAAAGTTGTTGGACGATAATACCTTGGCTTTAGTTCAAACATGGAAAGCACCAGCGGCAGAGAGTAAACTAAGTCTTTTCAATCTGCAATGGCAACCTAAAAAGATGGTTGTGGAATGTAAAGAGAATTTTGTAAAACCTGTCGCAATGAGTGATGAAGAGTTTAATGACCTGCAGTCATTGATGGTTCCTCGTTTGAAAGAATATCATCTGTCGGCAGATAACAACTCATTGTCAGTAAGTTGGAACTATCCATTGCTGTCAAAGAAAGATGTAAAGCGTGTTGCAGACTTATTAAAACCACAGATACTGAGTTGGACAGGAAGAGATTTTCGGTAG
- a CDS encoding zinc ribbon domain-containing protein yields MKCRNCNNEVSEKDKNCPYCNTPLHKNDTNDGPTLGFGMITFIILGTIFLVAFGFFYYGQHKNDPEYTQTAIEPDSNLADNNKAKFDTIARDTTAKDSADAQEEKQAEKVFNSIRRSHRSNHSNNHNDATSDNADEQNGSSEASSNSSGETQPVAPAASKPRIESIETD; encoded by the coding sequence ATGAAATGTCGAAATTGTAATAATGAGGTGAGTGAGAAGGATAAGAACTGTCCTTATTGTAACACACCACTACATAAGAATGATACGAACGACGGACCAACTTTAGGTTTCGGTATGATTACCTTTATCATTCTTGGTACGATATTCCTTGTGGCTTTTGGATTCTTTTACTATGGGCAACATAAGAACGACCCTGAATATACACAGACTGCTATTGAGCCAGACTCGAACTTAGCAGACAACAACAAGGCGAAGTTTGACACTATCGCTCGAGACACTACAGCGAAGGATTCAGCCGATGCACAAGAAGAAAAACAGGCTGAGAAAGTCTTCAATAGCATCAGAAGAAGTCATCGTTCAAACCATTCTAACAATCACAATGATGCTACATCAGACAATGCAGACGAACAGAATGGTTCTTCAGAAGCGTCTTCAAATTCTTCTGGTGAGACACAACCTGTCGCTCCTGCAGCCTCTAAACCTCGTATCGAATCAATTGAAACAGATTAA
- the tsaA gene encoding tRNA (N6-threonylcarbamoyladenosine(37)-N6)-methyltransferase TrmO has protein sequence MKEIKPIAFFHSPLTSKFGIPRQSGLSDSLIGKIVFEPQYQREEALRGLDDFDYLWLIWGFSANKSYDDSKLTVRPPRLGGNERLGVFATRSPFRPNGLGLSSVRIKRIVNGVIEVVGADLMDGTPIYDVKPYISYVDSHPTARGGFTDKKEWQQLSVIIAEEYSKCFCEEELTALKEVLSQDPRPQYQHDAARVYGMSFSGKDVKFRVEGNVLEVVGVDN, from the coding sequence ATGAAAGAGATTAAACCCATTGCTTTTTTTCATTCTCCCCTGACATCGAAGTTTGGTATTCCACGTCAGAGTGGTCTGTCTGATAGTCTCATCGGTAAGATTGTCTTCGAACCTCAATATCAACGTGAGGAAGCACTGCGCGGATTGGACGATTTTGATTATCTGTGGTTAATATGGGGCTTTTCTGCTAATAAGTCTTACGATGATAGCAAGCTGACTGTTCGTCCTCCCCGCTTGGGTGGGAATGAACGGTTAGGTGTTTTTGCCACGCGTTCGCCCTTCCGTCCGAATGGGCTTGGGCTGTCTTCTGTTCGGATAAAGCGAATAGTGAATGGTGTTATCGAAGTTGTAGGGGCAGATCTGATGGATGGTACACCTATCTATGATGTAAAACCTTATATTTCTTATGTTGATAGTCATCCTACGGCAAGAGGTGGCTTTACTGATAAGAAAGAATGGCAACAGTTGTCTGTTATTATAGCGGAAGAATATTCGAAGTGCTTCTGTGAAGAAGAACTGACAGCCTTAAAGGAAGTGCTCTCGCAGGACCCACGCCCGCAATATCAACATGATGCAGCACGTGTTTATGGAATGTCTTTTAGTGGAAAGGATGTGAAGTTTAGGGTTGAGGGTAATGTGTTGGAGGTTGTTGGGGTCGATAATTAG
- a CDS encoding OPT family oligopeptide transporter, producing the protein MENKANQNIELPENAFRELKNGEEYKPVMSPNETYREVSPWSITWGILMAVLFSAAAAYLGLKVGQVFEAAIPIAIIAIGLSSATKRKNALGENVIIQSIGACSGAVVAGGIFVMPAIYMLDLEADFFKIFIAAALGGILGILFLIPFRKYFVKDQHGKYPFPEATATTQVLVSGEKGGSQAKPLLLAGLVGGLYDFIVATFGWWNENVTSRMIGFGETIADKAKLVFKVNTGAAVLGLGYIIGLKYAFIICVGSLTVWWLIVPGMALLFPDTILNQWDPSITTAVGQMAPEVIFKSYARSIGIGGIAMSGIIGIVKSWGIIKSAVGLAAREMKGKGSGQEEVIRTQRDISFKIIAFGSIATLLITFLFFYFGVMDFNLLHAVVGILLVTIIAFLFTTVAANAIAIVGSNPVSGMTLMTLILASVVMVAVGLKGNAGMLAALLMGGVVCTALSMAGSFITDLKIGYWLGTTPKKQETWKFLGTIISAATVAGVMIVLDKTYGFNSGKLAAPQANAMAAVIKPLMSGQGAPWILYGIGAVIALVLDRCKVPALAFALGMFIPLELNIPLLVGGAVNWYVTTRSKDEAINKARGDKGTLLASGFIAGGALMGVVSALLKFGGIEFDYSSWWENHLSELLSLVAYAALILYFIFATKLNKKDLSE; encoded by the coding sequence ATGGAAAATAAAGCGAATCAAAACATTGAACTTCCTGAGAATGCTTTTAGGGAGTTGAAAAACGGCGAAGAGTATAAGCCAGTCATGTCACCAAATGAGACATATCGTGAAGTAAGTCCATGGTCTATCACTTGGGGTATTCTCATGGCCGTTCTCTTCTCTGCTGCTGCAGCCTATCTCGGTTTGAAGGTTGGACAAGTGTTTGAGGCTGCCATCCCTATTGCCATTATCGCTATTGGTTTGTCATCTGCCACAAAGCGCAAGAATGCTCTTGGTGAGAATGTAATTATCCAGAGTATTGGTGCCTGTTCAGGTGCTGTCGTAGCAGGTGGCATCTTTGTTATGCCAGCCATCTATATGCTTGATTTGGAGGCCGACTTCTTCAAAATCTTCATTGCGGCAGCCTTGGGTGGCATCTTAGGTATTCTCTTTTTGATTCCTTTCCGTAAATACTTTGTTAAGGATCAACATGGTAAGTATCCTTTCCCAGAAGCAACAGCTACAACACAGGTGCTCGTGAGTGGTGAGAAAGGTGGAAGTCAGGCGAAACCTCTTCTCCTCGCTGGTCTTGTAGGTGGTCTGTACGATTTCATCGTAGCAACCTTCGGTTGGTGGAATGAGAACGTTACTAGTCGTATGATTGGCTTTGGTGAGACGATAGCTGATAAAGCGAAACTCGTCTTCAAGGTCAATACAGGTGCAGCTGTCCTCGGGCTTGGTTATATCATCGGTTTGAAATATGCCTTTATCATCTGTGTTGGTTCGTTAACCGTTTGGTGGCTTATCGTACCAGGAATGGCACTCCTCTTCCCAGACACCATACTGAACCAGTGGGACCCATCTATCACAACAGCCGTAGGACAGATGGCACCAGAAGTCATCTTTAAGTCATATGCTCGTTCAATCGGTATCGGTGGTATAGCAATGTCAGGTATCATTGGTATCGTGAAGTCATGGGGCATTATCAAAAGTGCTGTTGGTTTGGCAGCACGTGAGATGAAAGGTAAGGGTAGTGGACAAGAAGAAGTCATCCGTACACAGCGTGACATTTCATTCAAGATTATTGCTTTCGGAAGTATCGCTACCCTACTCATCACTTTCCTATTCTTCTACTTTGGTGTGATGGACTTCAATCTTCTCCATGCCGTTGTTGGTATCCTTCTGGTTACAATCATCGCCTTCCTCTTCACCACCGTGGCAGCCAATGCCATTGCAATTGTTGGAAGCAATCCTGTATCAGGTATGACGCTGATGACACTCATCCTTGCATCTGTAGTTATGGTAGCTGTTGGCTTGAAAGGCAATGCAGGTATGCTAGCAGCCCTCTTGATGGGTGGCGTAGTATGTACAGCCCTTTCCATGGCAGGCTCATTCATTACCGATTTAAAGATTGGTTATTGGCTTGGTACAACTCCTAAGAAACAAGAGACATGGAAGTTCCTCGGCACGATTATCTCTGCAGCTACCGTGGCTGGTGTGATGATTGTTTTGGACAAGACCTATGGTTTCAACTCTGGAAAGTTAGCTGCTCCACAGGCCAACGCAATGGCTGCTGTCATCAAACCATTGATGAGTGGTCAAGGTGCTCCATGGATTCTCTATGGCATCGGTGCAGTTATCGCACTCGTACTCGATCGCTGTAAGGTCCCTGCATTGGCTTTTGCACTCGGTATGTTCATTCCTTTAGAGTTGAACATTCCACTCCTCGTTGGTGGTGCCGTGAACTGGTATGTAACGACTCGCTCTAAAGATGAGGCCATTAACAAGGCTCGTGGCGACAAGGGAACTCTCCTCGCATCTGGTTTCATTGCTGGAGGTGCCCTCATGGGTGTTGTTTCTGCCTTACTGAAGTTTGGTGGTATCGAGTTCGATTATTCTTCATGGTGGGAGAACCATCTCTCTGAGCTTCTCTCTCTCGTTGCTTACGCTGCATTGATTCTTTACTTCATTTTTGCTACAAAGCTCAACAAGAAGGATTTATCAGAGTAG
- a CDS encoding response regulator transcription factor has translation MQNIIIADNQDITRAGMAYVLSTRGDVASQVASNKSELILRLTDCPEAVVILDYTLFDISSTSDLMNIGQRFPLSHLILWSEDLSIDFIRSLVNASSRISVLMKDARMSEIEQCLDYVLCGNRFLCQHATNMILAPEYVLDKEGIQLTKTEVEILKEIATGMTTREIAEKRFSSFHTVNTHRKNIFRKLGVNNVHEAIRYAMRSGLVDAAEYYI, from the coding sequence ATGCAGAATATTATCATTGCAGATAATCAAGACATCACGCGGGCTGGAATGGCTTATGTGCTTTCAACTAGGGGGGATGTAGCTTCTCAAGTGGCAAGCAATAAGTCTGAGTTAATACTTCGCTTAACGGATTGTCCTGAGGCGGTTGTAATACTGGATTATACGTTATTTGATATCTCTAGTACGTCTGACCTTATGAATATTGGGCAGCGTTTCCCACTTTCTCATCTTATTTTATGGAGTGAGGATTTAAGTATTGACTTTATTCGTAGCCTTGTTAATGCAAGTAGTCGCATCAGTGTGCTTATGAAGGATGCCCGCATGTCAGAGATAGAACAATGTCTTGACTATGTGCTATGCGGCAATCGTTTTCTTTGTCAGCATGCTACAAATATGATTTTAGCACCTGAATACGTACTTGATAAGGAAGGAATACAATTGACTAAAACTGAAGTTGAGATTTTGAAAGAGATTGCAACGGGTATGACGACGCGTGAGATTGCCGAGAAACGTTTCTCATCGTTTCATACGGTGAACACACATAGAAAAAATATCTTTCGTAAATTAGGTGTGAATAATGTCCATGAAGCGATTCGCTACGCCATGCGCTCGGGATTGGTGGATGCTGCAGAATACTATATTTAA
- a CDS encoding alkaline phosphatase family protein, translated as MKKLLFLVAGLLIAAAANAQIQRPKLVVGLVVDQMRWDYFYYYYNEYGNDGLKRLLNQGFSFENTHINYAPTVTAIGHSSVYTGSIPAFTGIAGNYFYQDDKSVYCCEDKTVKSVGSDSSEGQMSPRRMLTSTIGDELQVATDFRSKVIGVALKDRASILPAGHAADAAYWWDTSAGHFVSSTFYMDKLPQWVEDFNAKNHTAPKFDIKGSPQGVTMTFKMAEAALKNEKLGKGKETDMLTVSISSTDIIGHRFSTRGKENHEVYMQLDKDLAWFLKVLDKEVGEGNYLLFLTADHGAAHNYNYMREHRIPAGGWDYKQTVADLNTYLQGKFGISPVMGEDNYQFYLNDSTISAAGKKKQEIIDESVEWLKKDPQFLYVFDEEKISETTMPSWIKERMQNGYFRGRSGEIGVVTRPQFFGGKDRPDFRGTQHGQPFPYDTHIPFVLFGWNVKHGASNVEAHIVDIAPTVCAMLHIQMPNGCVGEARNQF; from the coding sequence ATGAAGAAACTCCTTTTTCTTGTAGCTGGTTTGCTAATTGCTGCTGCTGCGAATGCACAGATACAGCGACCGAAGTTGGTTGTTGGTCTTGTTGTCGATCAAATGCGTTGGGATTATTTTTACTATTATTACAATGAGTATGGTAATGATGGTTTGAAAAGATTGCTCAACCAAGGTTTCTCTTTTGAGAACACACATATCAACTATGCACCAACCGTAACTGCCATCGGACATAGCTCTGTATACACAGGCTCTATCCCAGCCTTTACTGGTATTGCTGGAAACTATTTCTATCAAGACGACAAGAGTGTTTACTGCTGCGAAGATAAGACCGTGAAGAGTGTTGGTTCTGATAGTTCAGAAGGTCAGATGAGTCCACGTCGCATGCTTACCTCTACGATTGGGGATGAACTTCAAGTAGCAACAGACTTCCGTTCAAAGGTGATTGGTGTGGCACTGAAGGACCGTGCTTCAATCCTTCCTGCTGGTCATGCTGCTGATGCTGCTTATTGGTGGGATACCTCTGCTGGCCACTTCGTTAGTTCAACCTTCTATATGGACAAACTGCCACAGTGGGTAGAAGACTTTAACGCCAAGAACCACACAGCTCCTAAGTTCGACATCAAGGGCTCACCACAGGGGGTTACCATGACTTTCAAAATGGCTGAAGCTGCTTTGAAGAACGAGAAACTTGGTAAGGGAAAAGAAACTGACATGCTTACCGTGAGTATCTCATCTACAGATATCATCGGACATAGATTCTCTACACGTGGAAAAGAGAACCACGAGGTGTATATGCAGTTAGATAAAGACTTGGCATGGTTCCTTAAGGTGCTTGACAAAGAGGTGGGTGAAGGCAACTATCTACTCTTCCTTACTGCCGATCATGGTGCTGCTCACAACTATAACTATATGCGTGAGCACCGCATTCCTGCAGGTGGATGGGATTATAAGCAGACTGTAGCAGACCTCAATACTTATCTGCAAGGAAAGTTTGGTATTAGCCCTGTAATGGGTGAAGACAACTATCAATTCTACCTCAACGACTCTACCATCTCTGCTGCAGGAAAGAAGAAGCAGGAGATTATTGATGAGTCTGTAGAATGGTTAAAGAAAGACCCTCAATTCCTTTATGTCTTTGACGAGGAGAAAATTAGCGAGACAACAATGCCATCATGGATTAAGGAGCGTATGCAGAATGGTTATTTCCGTGGCCGTTCAGGCGAGATTGGCGTTGTCACACGCCCACAATTCTTCGGAGGTAAGGACAGACCTGACTTCCGTGGCACACAGCATGGACAGCCATTCCCATACGATACACACATTCCTTTCGTCCTCTTTGGTTGGAACGTGAAGCATGGTGCTAGCAATGTTGAGGCACATATCGTGGACATTGCACCTACTGTTTGTGCGATGTTACACATCCAGATGCCAAATGGTTGTGTAGGTGAGGCAAGAAATCAATTCTAA
- a CDS encoding deoxynucleoside kinase encodes MHIAIAGNIGSGKTTLTTMLAKRYGWKPRFESVDYNPYLEDYYKDIKRWSFPMEIFFLKERFKDLLEISQSDESVVQDRSIYEGVYVFTENNYAMGNLDDRDYETYIELFEDMTDAVSYPDLMIYLRASVSHLVSNIEKRGRAYEQKMPLDYLENLNRRYDEFIKEKYKGRVLTIDVDNLDYQHRPKDFGFITDKIDRELFGLF; translated from the coding sequence ATGCACATTGCAATTGCAGGAAACATTGGTAGCGGTAAAACTACGCTGACAACAATGCTTGCCAAACGCTATGGTTGGAAGCCAAGGTTTGAGTCTGTTGACTATAATCCCTACCTAGAAGACTATTATAAAGACATAAAGCGTTGGTCGTTCCCTATGGAAATATTCTTCTTAAAGGAACGCTTTAAGGATTTGCTAGAGATAAGTCAGAGTGATGAGTCAGTTGTTCAAGACCGTTCTATCTATGAAGGTGTTTACGTTTTTACGGAGAACAACTATGCTATGGGTAATCTTGACGACCGTGACTATGAGACCTATATAGAGTTGTTTGAGGACATGACGGATGCTGTTAGCTACCCTGACCTCATGATTTACCTTCGTGCTTCTGTCAGCCATCTGGTTTCAAACATTGAGAAACGTGGTCGAGCGTACGAACAGAAGATGCCTTTAGACTATCTTGAGAACCTCAACAGACGCTACGATGAGTTTATCAAAGAGAAATATAAAGGACGTGTACTGACAATTGATGTTGACAATCTCGATTATCAACACCGACCGAAAGACTTTGGCTTCATTACTGACAAGATTGACAGAGAGCTCTTCGGCTTATTCTAA
- a CDS encoding deoxynucleoside kinase yields the protein MHIAIAGNIGAGKTTLTKMLAKRYGWKAHFEPVDNNPYLEDYYADMTRWSFNLQIYFLNKRFRDVVEISQSKDTIIQDRTIFEDARIFAPNLYDMGLMSERDFNNYTDLFDLMLSLVKLPDLMIYIRCSIPRLIDHIQQRGRDYEQTMRIDYLRGLNERYEEWIKTYKGHLMIVDGDTTDFQDNPQDFKRVTDMIDDRLFGLFPME from the coding sequence ATGCATATAGCAATCGCAGGAAATATTGGAGCAGGTAAGACAACACTCACCAAAATGCTCGCAAAACGTTACGGATGGAAGGCTCACTTCGAACCAGTTGACAACAACCCGTATTTGGAAGACTACTATGCTGACATGACTCGTTGGTCGTTCAATCTGCAGATTTACTTCCTCAACAAGCGTTTTCGTGATGTTGTAGAGATTTCACAATCAAAGGATACGATTATCCAAGACCGTACTATCTTTGAGGATGCACGTATCTTTGCACCGAACCTCTATGATATGGGATTGATGTCAGAGCGTGATTTCAATAATTACACCGACCTCTTCGACTTGATGCTCTCACTGGTTAAACTGCCAGACTTGATGATTTACATCCGTTGTTCTATCCCACGCCTCATCGATCACATCCAACAGCGTGGCCGCGACTACGAACAGACCATGCGAATTGACTATCTCCGTGGTCTCAACGAGCGTTATGAGGAATGGATTAAGACCTACAAAGGACATCTAATGATTGTCGATGGTGACACAACAGACTTCCAAGACAACCCACAAGACTTCAAACGTGTCACAGATATGATTGATGACCGACTCTTTGGCTTATTCCCAATGGAATAA
- the trxB gene encoding thioredoxin-disulfide reductase, producing MEKVKTLIIGSGPAGYTAAIYAGRANLQPVLYSGLQPGGQLTTTTIVENFPGFHEGIDANQLMSEMREQAKLYGADLRDGSIVKADLSSRPFHLEDERGNQIEAETVIIATGASAKYLGLPDEEKYRGQGVSACATCDGFFYRKRTVAVVGGGDTACEEAMYLSGLAKKVYMIVRKPQLRAAEIMRKRVTEKENIEILYNTNTLGLFGEDGVEGAHLVRFKGEENEEKFDINIDGFFLAIGHTPNTDLFKGQLEMDDHGFIIIKPKSTATNIEGVYAAGDVADPTYRQGVVAAGTGAMAAIEVDRFLQKQ from the coding sequence ATGGAAAAAGTAAAAACCCTTATAATTGGTAGCGGCCCTGCAGGTTATACTGCAGCTATCTATGCTGGACGTGCTAATCTCCAGCCAGTACTCTATTCTGGTCTGCAACCTGGTGGTCAGTTGACAACCACAACCATAGTAGAAAACTTCCCAGGTTTCCACGAAGGAATCGATGCTAACCAACTCATGTCAGAGATGCGTGAGCAGGCTAAGCTCTATGGTGCTGACCTTCGCGATGGTTCTATCGTAAAGGCAGACCTCAGCAGTCGTCCATTCCACCTCGAAGATGAGCGTGGTAATCAGATTGAAGCAGAGACAGTAATCATCGCAACAGGTGCAAGTGCAAAGTACTTGGGCTTACCTGATGAGGAGAAATACCGTGGTCAGGGTGTGAGTGCATGTGCTACTTGCGACGGTTTCTTCTATCGTAAGCGCACCGTAGCCGTTGTTGGTGGTGGTGACACTGCTTGCGAAGAGGCTATGTATCTCTCTGGTTTGGCAAAGAAGGTCTATATGATTGTGCGTAAGCCTCAGTTGCGTGCGGCAGAGATTATGCGTAAGCGTGTGACAGAGAAGGAGAATATTGAGATTCTTTATAATACAAATACACTCGGTCTCTTTGGTGAAGACGGTGTAGAGGGTGCACATTTGGTACGCTTTAAGGGTGAGGAGAACGAGGAGAAATTCGATATCAACATCGATGGTTTCTTCTTGGCTATTGGTCACACTCCTAACACCGACCTCTTCAAAGGTCAGTTAGAGATGGACGATCACGGCTTCATCATCATCAAGCCAAAGTCTACAGCAACCAATATCGAGGGTGTTTATGCAGCAGGTGACGTGGCAGACCCAACCTATCGTCAGGGTGTCGTAGCAGCTGGTACAGGTGCAATGGCAGCTATTGAGGTTGACCGTTTCTTGCAGAAGCAGTAA